The following are encoded together in the Microbacterium sp. Root553 genome:
- the rpsG gene encoding 30S ribosomal protein S7, which yields MPRKGPAPKRPVVNDPVYGAPIVSQLVNKILVDGKKSLAESIVYNALKGVEAKNGQDAVATLKKALDNVRPTLEVKSRRVGGSTYQVPVEVKPHRANTLALRWLVSYAKGRREKTMTERLQNEILDASNGLGAAVKRREDTHKMAESNRAFAHYRW from the coding sequence ATGCCTCGTAAGGGTCCCGCCCCCAAGCGTCCCGTCGTCAACGACCCGGTATACGGCGCTCCGATCGTCAGCCAGCTGGTCAACAAGATCCTGGTCGACGGCAAGAAGTCGCTGGCCGAGTCGATCGTCTACAACGCCCTCAAGGGCGTCGAGGCGAAGAACGGTCAGGATGCCGTCGCCACTCTGAAGAAGGCGCTCGACAACGTGCGCCCGACTCTCGAGGTCAAGAGCCGCCGCGTCGGTGGCTCGACCTACCAGGTTCCGGTCGAGGTCAAGCCGCACCGCGCGAACACCCTCGCGCTGCGCTGGCTCGTCAGCTACGCCAAGGGCCGTCGCGAGAAGACGATGACCGAGCGTCTCCAGAACGAGATCCTCGACGCGTCGAACGGTCTCGGCGCCGCCGTCAAGCGTCGTGAAGACACGCACAAGATGGCCGAGTCGAACCGCGCGTTCGCTCACTACCGCTGGTAA
- the fusA gene encoding elongation factor G: MAQDVLTDLSKVRNIGIMAHIDAGKTTTTERILFYTGVNHKLGETHDGASTTDWMEQEKERGITITSAAVTCYWNKNQINIIDTPGHVDFTVEVERSLRVLDGAVAVFDGKEGVEPQSETVWRQADKYNVPRICFVNKMDKLGADFYFTVDTIINRLGAKPLVIQLPIGAENDFIGVIDLVEMRALVWAGDSKGDVTMGASYEIQEIPADLKEKADEYRQQLLETVAETDDALLEKFFGGEELTVAEIKGAIRKLTVASEIYPVLCGSAFKNRGVQPMLDAVVDYLPNPLDVGSIEAHDPKDYDTIIERHPDAKDPFAALAFKVAVHPFFGRLTYVRVYSGQLDSGAAVINSTKGKKERIGKIFQMHANKEIPVPSVTAGNIYAVIGLKDTTTGDTLTDPTSPVVLESMTFPEPVIEVAIEPKTKADQEKLGVAIQKLAEEDPTFRTELNPETGQTTIKGMGELHLDILVDRMKREFNVEANVGKPQVAYRETIRKGVEKYDYTHKKQTGGSGQFAKIQFNIEPLDLDDEKTYEFVNAVTGGRIPREYIGSIDAGFQDAMNVGVLAGYPIVGVKATIVDGAAHDVDSSEMAFKIAGSMGMKEALRRASPALLEPLMAVEVRTPEEYMGDVIGDLNSRRGQIQSMEDAAGVKVVRAHVPLSEMFGYIGDLRSKTSGRAVYSMEFNSYAEVPRAVADEIVQKNNGGE; the protein is encoded by the coding sequence GTGGCACAAGACGTGCTCACCGACCTGAGCAAGGTTCGGAACATCGGCATCATGGCTCACATCGATGCTGGCAAGACCACCACGACCGAGCGCATCCTGTTCTACACGGGCGTCAACCACAAGCTGGGCGAGACCCACGACGGTGCCTCGACCACCGACTGGATGGAGCAGGAGAAGGAGCGCGGCATCACGATCACGTCTGCCGCCGTGACCTGCTACTGGAACAAGAACCAGATCAACATCATCGACACCCCCGGTCACGTGGACTTCACGGTCGAGGTGGAGCGCTCGCTCCGCGTCCTCGACGGCGCTGTCGCCGTGTTCGACGGCAAGGAGGGCGTCGAGCCCCAGTCCGAGACCGTGTGGCGTCAGGCCGACAAGTACAACGTCCCCCGCATCTGCTTCGTCAACAAGATGGACAAGCTCGGCGCGGACTTCTACTTCACCGTCGACACCATCATCAACCGCCTCGGCGCCAAGCCGCTGGTCATCCAGCTGCCGATCGGCGCGGAGAACGACTTCATCGGCGTCATCGACCTCGTCGAGATGCGTGCGCTCGTCTGGGCGGGTGACTCCAAGGGTGACGTCACCATGGGCGCCTCCTACGAGATCCAGGAGATCCCGGCCGACCTCAAGGAGAAGGCCGACGAGTACCGTCAGCAGCTCCTCGAGACCGTCGCCGAGACCGACGACGCTCTGCTCGAGAAGTTCTTCGGTGGCGAAGAGCTGACCGTCGCCGAGATCAAGGGCGCGATCCGCAAGCTCACCGTGGCTTCCGAGATCTACCCGGTGCTCTGCGGTTCGGCGTTCAAGAACCGCGGCGTGCAGCCGATGCTCGACGCGGTCGTCGACTACCTCCCGAACCCGCTCGACGTGGGCTCGATCGAGGCGCACGACCCGAAGGACTACGACACGATCATCGAGCGTCACCCCGACGCGAAGGACCCGTTCGCAGCCCTCGCTTTCAAGGTCGCGGTGCACCCGTTCTTCGGTCGCCTCACCTACGTGCGCGTCTACTCGGGTCAGCTCGACTCCGGTGCCGCGGTCATCAACTCGACCAAGGGCAAGAAGGAGCGCATCGGGAAGATCTTCCAGATGCACGCCAACAAGGAGATCCCGGTCCCCTCGGTCACGGCGGGCAACATCTACGCCGTCATCGGTCTGAAGGACACCACCACCGGTGACACCCTGACCGACCCGACCTCGCCGGTCGTCCTCGAGTCGATGACGTTCCCCGAGCCGGTCATCGAGGTCGCCATCGAGCCGAAGACCAAGGCCGACCAGGAGAAGCTGGGTGTCGCCATCCAGAAGCTCGCTGAGGAGGACCCGACCTTCCGCACGGAGCTCAACCCCGAGACCGGTCAGACGACCATCAAGGGCATGGGCGAGCTGCACCTCGACATCCTCGTCGACCGCATGAAGCGCGAGTTCAACGTCGAGGCCAACGTCGGCAAGCCGCAGGTCGCGTACCGCGAGACGATCCGCAAGGGCGTCGAGAAGTACGACTACACGCACAAGAAGCAGACCGGTGGATCGGGGCAGTTCGCGAAGATCCAGTTCAACATCGAGCCGCTCGACCTCGACGACGAGAAGACGTACGAGTTCGTCAACGCGGTCACCGGTGGTCGCATCCCGCGTGAGTACATCGGCTCGATCGATGCCGGCTTCCAGGACGCGATGAACGTCGGCGTGCTCGCCGGCTACCCGATCGTGGGCGTCAAGGCGACCATCGTCGACGGTGCGGCCCACGACGTCGACTCCTCGGAGATGGCGTTCAAGATCGCCGGATCGATGGGTATGAAGGAAGCCCTGCGTCGGGCGAGCCCGGCGCTCCTCGAGCCGCTCATGGCGGTCGAGGTGCGTACTCCCGAGGAGTACATGGGCGACGTCATCGGCGACCTGAACTCGCGTCGTGGCCAGATCCAGTCGATGGAGGATGCCGCAGGCGTCAAGGTCGTCCGGGCACACGTCCCGCTGTCCGAGATGTTCGGCTACATCGGCGACCTGCGCTCGAAGACCTCGGGCCGCGCCGTCTACTCGATGGAGTTCAACAGCTACGCTGAGGTTCCCCGCGCAGTGGCCGACGAGATCGTCCAGAAGAACAACGGCGGCGAGTGA
- the tuf gene encoding elongation factor Tu, whose translation MAKAKFERTKPHVNIGTIGHVDHGKTTLSAAISKVLADKFPSDTNVQRDFASIDSAPEERQRGITINISHIEYETPKRHYAHVDAPGHADYVKNMITGAAQMDGAILVVAATDGPMAQTREHVLLAKQVGVPYLLVALNKADMVDDEEILELVELEVSELLASQGFAEDAPVVRVSALKALEGDEKWTQSILDLMEAVDNNVPDPVRDKDKPFLMPVEDVFTITGRGTVVTGRAERGTLAINSEVEIVGLRPTVKTTVTGIEMFHKQLDEAWAGENCGLLLRGTKREDVERGQVIVKPGSVTPHTDFAGTAYILSKDEGGRHNPFYTNYRPQFYFRTTDVTGVITLPEGTEMVMPGDTTDVTVELIQPIAMEEGLGFAIREGGRTVGAGTVTKIIK comes from the coding sequence GTGGCTAAGGCCAAGTTCGAGCGGACCAAGCCGCACGTCAACATCGGAACGATCGGTCACGTTGACCACGGCAAGACCACGCTCTCCGCAGCGATCTCGAAGGTGCTTGCTGACAAGTTCCCGTCTGACACCAACGTGCAGCGCGACTTCGCTTCCATCGACTCGGCGCCGGAAGAGCGCCAGCGTGGTATCACCATCAACATCTCGCACATCGAGTACGAGACCCCGAAGCGCCACTACGCGCACGTCGACGCCCCCGGCCACGCCGACTACGTCAAGAACATGATCACCGGTGCTGCGCAGATGGACGGCGCGATCCTCGTGGTCGCGGCCACCGACGGCCCGATGGCTCAGACCCGTGAGCACGTTCTGCTCGCCAAGCAGGTCGGCGTGCCGTACCTGCTCGTCGCGCTGAACAAGGCCGACATGGTCGACGACGAGGAGATCCTGGAGCTCGTCGAGCTCGAGGTCTCCGAGCTCCTCGCCTCGCAGGGCTTCGCCGAGGACGCTCCTGTCGTCCGCGTCTCCGCTCTGAAGGCACTCGAGGGTGACGAGAAGTGGACCCAGTCCATCCTCGACCTCATGGAGGCCGTCGACAACAACGTCCCCGACCCCGTGCGCGACAAGGACAAGCCGTTCCTGATGCCCGTCGAGGACGTCTTCACGATCACCGGTCGTGGAACCGTCGTCACCGGCCGCGCCGAGCGTGGCACGCTGGCCATCAACTCCGAGGTCGAGATCGTCGGACTGCGTCCGACCGTCAAGACCACGGTCACGGGTATCGAGATGTTCCACAAGCAGCTCGACGAGGCATGGGCCGGCGAGAACTGCGGTCTCCTGCTCCGTGGAACCAAGCGCGAGGACGTCGAGCGCGGCCAGGTCATCGTCAAGCCGGGTTCGGTCACGCCGCACACCGACTTCGCGGGCACCGCGTACATCCTGTCCAAGGATGAGGGTGGGCGTCACAACCCGTTCTACACGAACTACCGCCCGCAGTTCTACTTCCGCACCACCGACGTCACCGGCGTCATCACGCTGCCCGAGGGCACCGAGATGGTCATGCCCGGCGACACCACCGACGTGACGGTCGAGCTGATCCAGCCGATCGCCATGGAGGAGGGCCTCGGCTTCGCCATCCGTGAGGGTGGACGCACCGTCGGCGCCGGTACGGTCACGAAGATCATCAAGTAA
- a CDS encoding VanZ family protein produces MTQIQVGPPPPRSYARLWVSTLLLVVYASFVLLVTMWPQPEQLEFDSIAGRVLRALHNIGVPQWFGYDKLEFTANIGMFVPLGFLLGLALARSAWWVAIFLLPAFSGAIEFTQGIALDERVSTVLDVLSNTIGGYLGLLLAMILRAMIHARDRTKIERELWERRAAAAELQRQNAARAQAAASSHQVPAPAAARIAEPDPVTRVLDADFWETGDAPTVRLPL; encoded by the coding sequence ATGACGCAGATCCAGGTGGGTCCGCCGCCGCCGCGCAGCTACGCGCGGCTGTGGGTATCGACGCTGCTGCTGGTCGTCTATGCATCCTTCGTGCTGCTCGTCACCATGTGGCCGCAGCCCGAGCAGCTCGAGTTCGACAGCATCGCCGGGCGCGTGCTGCGCGCTCTGCACAACATCGGCGTGCCGCAGTGGTTCGGCTACGACAAGCTCGAGTTCACGGCCAACATCGGCATGTTCGTGCCTCTCGGCTTCCTGCTCGGTCTCGCCCTCGCCCGCTCGGCGTGGTGGGTGGCGATCTTCCTACTGCCCGCGTTCTCAGGGGCCATCGAGTTCACCCAGGGCATCGCGCTCGACGAGCGGGTGTCGACGGTGCTCGACGTCCTCTCCAACACCATCGGCGGCTACCTCGGTCTGCTGCTCGCGATGATCCTGCGCGCGATGATCCACGCCAGGGACCGCACCAAGATCGAACGCGAACTGTGGGAGCGTCGTGCCGCGGCCGCCGAGCTCCAGAGGCAGAACGCGGCACGAGCGCAGGCGGCAGCCTCCTCGCACCAGGTGCCGGCGCCGGCCGCCGCCCGCATCGCCGAGCCCGACCCGGTCACCCGCGTGCTGGATGCGGATTTCTGGGAGACCGGCGACGCTCCGACCGTCCGCCTCCCGCTATGA